From Streptomyces sp. NBC_00370, a single genomic window includes:
- a CDS encoding alpha/beta hydrolase produces MSDASVVPVVFIHGLWLHSSSWDPWLSLFNERGYAATAPGWPGDAPTVEATRKNPAPLANRGLAEVTDHYAQIIAGLPAAPVVIGHSFGGLIAERLLASGVTRGCVALAPAQFRGVLGLPLAQLQTAGPILSRPGLRTKTWAHTADSFHRGFANTLPREESDRLFETYAMPSVALAVPGRARQLRAPQRGGRRHRP; encoded by the coding sequence GTGTCGGATGCATCTGTCGTTCCGGTCGTTTTCATCCACGGACTGTGGCTGCACTCCAGCAGCTGGGACCCCTGGCTCAGTCTCTTCAACGAGCGCGGGTACGCGGCGACGGCGCCGGGCTGGCCCGGCGACGCGCCGACCGTCGAGGCCACCCGCAAGAACCCCGCGCCGCTCGCGAACCGGGGGCTCGCCGAGGTCACCGACCACTACGCGCAGATCATCGCCGGGCTGCCGGCCGCGCCCGTGGTGATCGGGCACTCGTTCGGCGGGCTGATCGCCGAGCGGCTGCTCGCCTCGGGCGTGACCCGCGGCTGTGTGGCGCTCGCCCCCGCCCAGTTCCGCGGTGTGCTCGGGCTGCCGCTCGCCCAGCTCCAGACGGCGGGACCGATCCTGAGCCGCCCGGGGCTGCGCACCAAGACCTGGGCGCACACGGCGGACTCGTTCCACCGCGGCTTCGCCAACACACTGCCGCGCGAGGAGTCCGACCGCCTCTTCGAGACGTACGCCATGCCGTCTGTCGCGCTCGCTGTTCCAGGCCGGGCTCGCCAACTTCGCGCCCCGCAGCGAGGCGGCCGTCGACACCGCCCGTGA